A stretch of Rhizobium glycinendophyticum DNA encodes these proteins:
- a CDS encoding alpha/beta hydrolase, producing MTADLREAKQGIASGIVVLALVLAGCSPADMGLLQPVPAVDAQARQLSMLAVTTRKPETDKKGFLFGHERDSAVHVVRLTMSMPKVRKAGTLPVSARDPDPKTEITLVTATPLTYAAFKAEAASPVDPAQKTTRAMIFTHGFNTRFDQAAVRYAQIIEDTHFDGRPILFSWPSEGSPTGYGYDKDSANYSRDALQQLIDGLAEEKSLERIDIFAHSMGTWLTMETLRQMALSKDKAALDRIGTIILAAPDIDFDVFRTQVSQLGPLAGRIKVYVSADDRALQLSRRLFGGKIRAGETTDLAQFRALGIEAYDISQVKGGFGKNHGKAFGDGQTIAGIGRTLSNRPGPITTGLQTLVVAVPRLDDALLAATDQSRF from the coding sequence TTGACGGCTGATCTTAGGGAAGCAAAGCAAGGGATTGCCAGCGGCATTGTGGTCCTGGCGCTCGTCCTTGCCGGGTGCTCTCCTGCAGATATGGGGCTATTGCAGCCGGTCCCTGCCGTTGATGCGCAAGCGCGGCAGCTGTCCATGCTGGCGGTCACGACGCGCAAGCCAGAAACCGACAAGAAGGGCTTTCTCTTCGGACACGAACGCGACAGCGCCGTGCACGTCGTTCGGTTGACGATGTCGATGCCGAAAGTTCGCAAGGCGGGCACTCTGCCGGTATCGGCCCGCGATCCCGATCCGAAAACGGAGATCACCCTCGTCACGGCGACACCGCTCACTTATGCCGCGTTCAAGGCCGAAGCGGCCTCACCCGTCGATCCTGCGCAAAAGACGACGCGCGCCATGATCTTTACCCATGGCTTCAATACCCGCTTCGATCAGGCCGCCGTTCGTTATGCGCAGATCATCGAGGATACTCACTTCGACGGTCGACCCATCCTGTTCAGCTGGCCCTCGGAGGGCAGTCCGACCGGCTATGGCTACGACAAGGATTCGGCCAATTACAGCCGCGATGCCTTGCAACAGCTGATCGATGGACTGGCTGAGGAAAAGAGCCTCGAGCGCATCGATATCTTCGCCCACTCCATGGGGACCTGGCTGACGATGGAGACGTTGCGCCAGATGGCGTTGTCGAAGGACAAGGCGGCGCTGGACCGGATCGGGACCATCATCCTGGCGGCTCCCGACATCGATTTCGATGTTTTCCGCACCCAAGTGAGCCAGCTCGGCCCGCTCGCCGGCCGCATCAAGGTCTATGTCTCGGCCGATGACCGCGCGCTGCAGCTGTCGCGCCGCCTTTTCGGCGGCAAGATCCGCGCCGGTGAGACGACCGATCTCGCCCAGTTCCGTGCACTTGGCATCGAAGCCTACGACATTTCCCAGGTGAAGGGCGGTTTCGGCAAGAACCACGGAAAGGCCTTCGGCGACGGCCAGACCATCGCCGGCATCGGTCGCACCCTGTCCAATCGCCCGGGTCCGATCACAACCGGCCTGCAGACACTCGTCGTCGCCGTGCCCAGGCTCGACGATGCCCTTCTGGCTGCGACCGACCAGAGCAGATTCTGA
- a CDS encoding EF-hand domain-containing protein, with translation MKTRNLIPAVLSLSLFMPLAAEAQQEAFMAADKNGDTQLDSSEFKTFIDALAAAGKPMAVKIKGAGRYGMAFGRIDKDKDGILTPTELSALK, from the coding sequence ATGAAAACCCGCAACCTGATCCCCGCCGTCCTGTCTCTGTCCCTCTTCATGCCGCTTGCCGCCGAGGCGCAGCAGGAAGCCTTCATGGCGGCCGACAAGAACGGCGACACGCAGCTCGATTCCAGCGAGTTCAAGACCTTCATCGACGCACTGGCGGCTGCCGGCAAACCCATGGCCGTGAAGATCAAGGGGGCGGGACGTTATGGCATGGCCTTCGGCCGGATCGACAAGGACAAGGACGGCATACTGACGCCGACGGAACTTTCCGCGCTGAAGTGA
- a CDS encoding efflux RND transporter periplasmic adaptor subunit, translating into MNRLIATFALVASLILSTCMAQAEEAKRKVVVETPESVDITRYLQSTGSFSAVNAVDLVARVSGTLQEVRFRDGDFVRKGETIFVIEPEPYRISLLTAEADLKQQQANLEQAQANAARQETLSARQVVSESTRESADTQKRVAEAQLTAAEARLRSAALNLSYTEVKAPFDGILGARSTDPGAYVNAAAAPSLATLIQPDPLHLNFSATEQEVILIRKALAGRKISPSEGNPIRVEAALSEGGGYGYAGTLDYIAPEIDRATGTLGLRAVFPNSDRFLSSGMFARVRIPLDTRRVVTVAEMAITSLQGTHSVLVVDDKGVVQQRKVTLGDKTPEGRREVLSGIGEADRVVTLGLGGLRPGQAVEIVDQI; encoded by the coding sequence ATGAACCGCCTGATCGCCACATTCGCACTTGTGGCCTCCCTCATCCTTTCGACCTGCATGGCGCAGGCCGAAGAGGCGAAGCGCAAGGTCGTGGTCGAAACGCCCGAGAGTGTCGACATCACCCGATATCTGCAATCGACCGGATCGTTCAGCGCGGTCAACGCGGTCGACCTGGTCGCCCGCGTCTCGGGCACGCTTCAGGAGGTCCGATTCCGCGACGGGGATTTCGTCCGCAAGGGGGAGACGATTTTCGTCATCGAGCCGGAGCCCTATCGGATCAGCCTTCTGACGGCTGAGGCGGATCTGAAGCAGCAGCAGGCGAACCTCGAACAGGCGCAAGCGAATGCCGCCCGACAGGAAACCCTCTCGGCGCGGCAGGTCGTCTCCGAAAGCACACGGGAAAGCGCCGACACCCAGAAGCGGGTGGCCGAGGCACAGCTGACGGCGGCGGAGGCGAGGCTGCGCTCTGCCGCTCTCAACCTTTCCTATACCGAGGTGAAGGCTCCGTTCGACGGTATCTTGGGCGCGCGCTCGACGGATCCCGGCGCCTATGTCAATGCCGCCGCTGCACCGAGCCTGGCAACCTTGATCCAGCCCGACCCGCTTCATCTGAATTTTTCCGCCACGGAGCAGGAGGTCATCCTGATCCGCAAGGCGCTTGCCGGCCGCAAGATCAGCCCCAGCGAAGGCAATCCGATCCGGGTGGAAGCCGCTCTCTCCGAAGGCGGCGGATACGGCTATGCCGGAACGCTCGACTATATCGCGCCTGAGATCGACCGAGCAACGGGCACGCTCGGCCTTCGGGCGGTCTTTCCGAATTCGGACCGCTTCCTGTCCTCCGGCATGTTTGCAAGAGTGCGCATCCCTCTCGATACGCGCCGCGTGGTGACCGTTGCCGAAATGGCGATCACCAGCCTGCAGGGCACGCACAGTGTCCTCGTGGTGGACGATAAGGGCGTCGTCCAGCAGCGCAAGGTGACGCTCGGCGACAAAACGCCGGAGGGACGGCGCGAGGTTCTCTCCGGGATCGGCGAGGCGGACCGCGTCGTCACGCTCGGTCTCGGCGGCCTGCGTCCAGGACAGGCGGTCGAGATCGTCGACCAGATCTGA
- a CDS encoding efflux RND transporter permease subunit, with translation MARLFIDRPVLANVIAILTIILGLVALMRLPVAQYPDVVPPSIQVTARYPGANAETIVQDVALPIESRVNGVEGMLYMQSTATSDGAYTLTVTFAIGTDPDEAQILVQNRVAGAVPLLPDAVQSQGVQTAKRSTSILAIVALTSDNPDHDSLFMANYGTISLVDEIARVPGIGAVNVFGAGSYAVRIWMDPQKMAARGLVPSDVMSAIRQQSRTSSAGQLALPPVPAGQEFQYTLKLASKLEDVGDFSGIILKVGDNGEIVRLADVARVELGAQQYSQQFAIDGKPAAGLALFLLPDANALETIAAVKARMAELSAQFPQGLTYSVPFDTTLFVSAAIGDVYHTLIEAAVLVLLVILLFLQNWRATLVPATTVPVTIIGAFAALALFGFSINLSTLFAIILAIGIVVDDAIVVVEAAAKHIETGVAPREAAARAMDELFGPIIGITLVLLAVFLPASFLPGLSGEMYRQFSLVIAATALISAVNAVTLKPTQCALWLKPHAEGRRKNLLYRGFDLLYGGLERLYVRLIRRMLDFSLILSVLALLLAGLAVALLARVPTAFLPIEDQGYFLVSVQLPEGASLERTSAALEDVRRRVEDMEAVDTVVAISGLSALNGNASLANAGVAYVILKDWSVRAEGEDLLSLYTALRERLGNLPDGQALVLPPPPIQGIGNAAGFALQIQSRDGNFDYERLAEVGASVARIAAGDQTFREAFSPFRADAPQYAVLIDRVKAHSRNVDVGQAYDTVGQYIGSSYAGQINLFGRVFQVYVQADAERRITVSDLEQLRLRSSTGQMVPLGAIAEVQAVTGPALISLYNLYPSAQIIGSQATGFSTGQALDRLDEITQDLLPDGYSKEWTAVSYQERVLGGQIYLVYALSLLLVYIVLAGQYESWWAPVGIIATVPLALIGTALTLLAVNASVNLYTQIGLVLLIALSAKNAILIVETGRHLRFKEGRSIVEAALEAAGSRFRPILMTSIAFILGVVPLVLQTGAGASAQKSIGIAVLTGMLGSTCLTVVFVPPFFVVLQRIEEFFRKKPMMVKT, from the coding sequence ATGGCCCGGCTTTTCATCGATCGCCCGGTTCTGGCGAATGTGATCGCCATCCTGACGATCATCCTGGGGCTGGTGGCCCTCATGCGCCTGCCGGTCGCACAATATCCTGATGTCGTCCCGCCATCGATCCAGGTGACCGCGCGTTATCCCGGCGCCAATGCGGAAACCATCGTTCAGGATGTCGCGCTTCCCATCGAAAGCCGCGTCAACGGGGTCGAAGGCATGCTCTACATGCAGTCGACCGCGACCAGCGATGGTGCCTATACGCTGACCGTCACATTTGCGATCGGCACCGACCCGGACGAGGCACAGATCCTGGTGCAAAACCGCGTGGCCGGGGCCGTGCCGCTTCTGCCGGATGCCGTCCAGTCGCAGGGCGTCCAGACCGCAAAACGCTCGACCTCGATCCTGGCCATCGTCGCGCTCACCTCCGACAATCCCGATCACGACAGCCTGTTCATGGCGAATTACGGCACGATCAGCCTGGTGGACGAGATCGCCCGCGTGCCCGGGATCGGCGCCGTCAACGTCTTCGGCGCGGGCAGTTATGCTGTCCGCATCTGGATGGATCCGCAGAAGATGGCCGCCCGTGGCCTGGTGCCCTCCGACGTGATGTCGGCCATCCGCCAGCAGAGCCGGACCTCGTCTGCCGGACAGCTGGCGCTGCCGCCCGTGCCGGCCGGGCAGGAGTTTCAGTACACACTGAAGCTTGCCTCCAAGCTCGAAGACGTCGGTGATTTCTCCGGCATCATACTCAAGGTGGGCGACAACGGGGAGATCGTCCGGCTCGCCGATGTGGCGCGCGTGGAACTCGGCGCACAACAATACAGCCAGCAGTTCGCCATCGACGGCAAGCCTGCGGCGGGCCTTGCCCTGTTCCTTCTGCCGGATGCCAACGCGCTGGAGACGATCGCCGCCGTCAAGGCGCGCATGGCCGAGCTTTCGGCTCAGTTTCCGCAGGGCCTTACCTATTCCGTGCCCTTCGACACGACGCTCTTCGTCTCTGCCGCAATCGGCGACGTGTACCATACGCTGATCGAAGCCGCGGTGCTGGTGCTCCTGGTCATTCTGCTCTTCCTGCAGAACTGGCGCGCCACCCTGGTGCCGGCGACGACGGTCCCGGTCACCATCATCGGCGCTTTCGCGGCTCTCGCGCTGTTCGGCTTCTCCATCAACCTTTCCACGCTGTTCGCCATCATCCTTGCGATCGGCATCGTCGTCGATGACGCGATCGTCGTGGTCGAAGCGGCCGCCAAGCATATCGAAACAGGCGTGGCCCCGCGGGAGGCGGCCGCACGCGCCATGGACGAACTCTTCGGCCCGATCATCGGCATCACGCTCGTGCTGCTCGCCGTTTTCCTGCCGGCCTCCTTCCTGCCGGGTCTCAGCGGCGAGATGTACCGGCAGTTCTCGCTGGTGATCGCCGCGACGGCGCTGATCAGCGCCGTCAATGCGGTGACGTTGAAGCCGACCCAATGTGCCCTGTGGCTGAAGCCGCATGCGGAGGGACGGCGAAAGAACCTCCTCTATCGCGGTTTCGACCTTCTCTATGGCGGACTGGAGCGCCTCTATGTCCGTCTGATCCGCCGGATGCTGGACTTCAGCCTCATCCTCTCCGTTCTGGCGCTGCTGCTGGCCGGCCTTGCGGTAGCCTTACTCGCCCGCGTCCCGACCGCTTTCCTCCCGATCGAGGACCAGGGCTATTTTCTGGTGTCCGTCCAGCTTCCGGAAGGGGCATCGCTGGAGCGGACGTCGGCGGCGCTCGAGGATGTGCGGCGGCGCGTCGAGGACATGGAGGCGGTCGACACCGTGGTTGCGATCAGCGGACTGTCTGCCCTGAACGGCAATGCGAGTCTCGCCAATGCTGGCGTGGCCTATGTCATTTTGAAAGACTGGAGCGTGAGAGCCGAAGGCGAGGATTTGCTGTCGCTCTACACCGCCCTTCGCGAGCGGCTGGGCAACCTTCCCGATGGCCAGGCGCTCGTCCTGCCGCCCCCGCCGATCCAGGGGATCGGCAATGCCGCCGGTTTTGCCCTGCAGATCCAGTCGCGGGATGGCAACTTCGACTACGAGCGTCTTGCCGAAGTCGGGGCGAGCGTTGCGCGGATCGCAGCCGGCGATCAGACCTTTCGCGAGGCCTTTAGTCCCTTCCGGGCGGATGCGCCGCAATATGCGGTGCTGATCGACCGCGTGAAGGCGCATAGCCGGAACGTCGATGTCGGTCAGGCCTATGATACCGTCGGCCAGTATATCGGCTCCTCCTATGCCGGTCAGATCAATCTGTTCGGACGCGTCTTCCAGGTCTATGTGCAGGCGGATGCGGAGCGGCGCATCACCGTCTCCGATCTCGAACAGCTGCGGCTGCGGAGCTCGACCGGGCAGATGGTGCCACTCGGCGCCATCGCCGAGGTTCAGGCCGTGACCGGTCCCGCCCTGATCAGCCTCTACAACCTCTATCCCTCCGCGCAGATCATCGGCTCGCAGGCCACCGGCTTCTCGACCGGGCAGGCGCTCGACCGGCTGGACGAGATCACTCAGGACTTGCTACCGGACGGCTATTCGAAGGAATGGACGGCGGTATCCTACCAGGAGCGCGTGCTGGGCGGGCAGATCTATCTCGTCTATGCGCTGAGCCTGCTGCTCGTCTACATCGTGCTCGCCGGCCAATATGAAAGCTGGTGGGCGCCGGTCGGCATCATTGCCACAGTGCCGCTCGCGCTGATCGGCACCGCGCTGACCTTGCTGGCCGTGAATGCCTCGGTCAACCTCTATACGCAGATCGGCCTCGTCCTGCTGATCGCGCTGTCCGCCAAAAATGCGATCCTGATCGTCGAGACTGGACGTCACCTTCGGTTCAAGGAGGGACGGAGCATTGTCGAAGCGGCGCTCGAAGCGGCGGGATCGCGTTTCCGCCCGATCCTGATGACATCGATCGCCTTCATTCTCGGCGTGGTGCCGCTGGTGCTGCAGACCGGCGCCGGAGCCAGCGCCCAGAAGTCGATCGGCATTGCCGTCCTCACCGGCATGCTGGGTTCCACCTGCCTGACCGTCGTCTTCGTGCCGCCCTTCTTCGTCGTCCTGCAACGAATCGAAGAATTTTTCCGAAAGAAGCCGATGATGGTGAAGACGTGA
- a CDS encoding tyrosine-protein phosphatase, translating to MGGLDDTGQTADRSVRDRSRWRRVVFRTGLSIVSLAALFGAYVGILILSGNFHEVVPGRFYRSAQLSGVRLGEEIDRYGIKTVINLRGEGVGKGWYDDEVAATAAHGATHIDFGMSARKDLTPEKTQQLLALLKSAEQPILVHCMSGADRTGLASVIFLQQVAGVDEEEAEWQLSPLYGHINLPFLAAYAMDDTWEKLEKVIGLDS from the coding sequence ATGGGCGGGCTTGACGATACTGGCCAAACTGCCGACCGATCTGTGCGGGATCGGTCGCGCTGGCGCAGGGTTGTGTTTCGCACCGGCCTTTCGATTGTCTCTTTGGCCGCGCTCTTCGGCGCCTATGTCGGCATTCTCATCCTGTCCGGTAATTTTCACGAGGTCGTTCCCGGTCGGTTCTATCGGTCCGCCCAGCTCTCGGGCGTGCGGCTCGGCGAGGAGATCGACCGCTACGGCATCAAGACCGTGATCAACCTGCGCGGCGAAGGTGTCGGCAAAGGCTGGTATGACGACGAGGTCGCAGCGACAGCGGCCCATGGCGCCACGCATATCGATTTCGGCATGTCCGCGCGCAAGGATCTGACGCCGGAAAAAACGCAGCAATTGCTGGCGCTTTTGAAGAGCGCCGAACAGCCGATCCTCGTCCATTGCATGTCAGGCGCCGACCGCACCGGACTTGCCTCGGTCATCTTCCTCCAGCAGGTGGCGGGCGTCGACGAGGAAGAGGCCGAATGGCAGCTCTCGCCCCTCTACGGCCATATCAACCTGCCGTTTCTCGCCGCCTATGCGATGGACGATACCTGGGAGAAGCTGGAAAAGGTGATCGGCCTGGACAGCTAG
- a CDS encoding DUF1489 family protein, giving the protein MALHLLKLCVGADTIDDLRDWVAERCLVAVAAGLEPHSSHVTRMVPKRMEELLDGGSLYWIIKGQLSARQKLLDIKTFTGGDGISRCELILGPEVIEVAPAPRRPFQGWRYLDADAAPRDLAASGANIEDMPDDLKRELAELGLL; this is encoded by the coding sequence ATGGCACTCCATCTCCTAAAACTCTGCGTCGGAGCCGACACCATTGACGACCTGCGGGACTGGGTCGCCGAACGCTGCCTCGTGGCGGTCGCGGCGGGGCTGGAGCCGCATTCTTCGCATGTCACCCGCATGGTTCCGAAGCGCATGGAAGAACTGCTCGACGGCGGCTCGCTCTACTGGATCATCAAGGGTCAGCTCTCGGCCCGGCAAAAACTCCTGGACATCAAGACCTTCACAGGTGGCGACGGGATATCCCGTTGCGAGCTGATCCTGGGACCCGAGGTCATCGAAGTCGCCCCCGCGCCGCGCCGTCCATTCCAGGGGTGGCGTTATCTCGATGCGGATGCCGCCCCGCGCGATCTTGCGGCCTCGGGCGCCAATATCGAGGACATGCCCGATGACCTGAAACGGGAGCTGGCGGAACTCGGGCTGTTGTGA
- a CDS encoding L-serine ammonia-lyase, with amino-acid sequence MFLSVFDVFKIGVGPSSSHTMGPMTAANRFLDLILSDQWPRPAGAHVAALKASLHGSLAYTGIGHGTGNAVIIGLMGEAPDSIDPDRMEGIIAEVERTGRVTPPGHPSYYFQPKDDLVYDKKTPLSGHANGMRLSALDKDGRVLLTQIYYSIGGGFVVTDTELLALQKQKKQASSQKVPYPFASAKEMLAMAASSGLTIAQMKRANEEVVRSREDLDAGLDRIWDAMLSCIDRGLRQDGQLPGGLKVRRRAKSIHDKLQEEWRSNRLNPVLANDWLSVYAMAVNEENAAGGRVVTSPTNGAAGVVPATIRYYLHFHPDADQDGIRDYLLTAAAIGGIIKHNASISGAEVGCQGEVGSASAMAAAGLAAVMGGTPEQIENAAEIALEHHLGMTCDPVAGLVQVPCIERNALGAVKAVTAASLALKGDGVHFVPLDAAIETMRQTGNDMNEKYKETSLGGLAVNVVEC; translated from the coding sequence ATGTTTCTTTCGGTTTTCGACGTGTTCAAGATCGGCGTCGGCCCCTCGAGTTCCCACACTATGGGTCCGATGACGGCGGCCAACCGGTTTCTCGACCTCATCCTTTCAGACCAGTGGCCTCGCCCGGCCGGCGCCCATGTCGCGGCGCTCAAGGCCAGTCTGCACGGTTCGCTCGCCTATACCGGCATCGGCCATGGCACCGGCAATGCCGTGATCATCGGGCTGATGGGGGAGGCGCCTGACAGTATTGATCCGGATCGCATGGAGGGCATTATCGCCGAGGTCGAGCGCACAGGCCGCGTCACGCCCCCCGGGCATCCCTCCTATTATTTCCAGCCGAAGGACGATCTCGTCTACGATAAGAAGACGCCGCTTTCGGGCCACGCCAACGGCATGCGGCTGTCGGCACTCGACAAGGACGGCCGCGTTCTGCTGACCCAGATCTATTATTCGATCGGCGGCGGTTTTGTCGTCACCGATACCGAGCTTCTTGCCCTGCAAAAGCAGAAGAAGCAGGCCTCGAGCCAGAAGGTGCCTTATCCCTTTGCCTCGGCCAAGGAAATGCTGGCTATGGCCGCATCCTCCGGGCTCACCATCGCGCAGATGAAGCGGGCCAACGAGGAAGTGGTGCGCTCGCGCGAGGATCTTGATGCCGGGCTCGACCGGATCTGGGATGCAATGCTCAGCTGCATCGATCGCGGTTTGCGACAGGACGGGCAGCTGCCGGGTGGCCTGAAAGTTCGCCGGCGCGCCAAATCGATCCACGACAAGCTGCAGGAGGAGTGGCGCTCCAACCGCCTGAACCCGGTTCTCGCCAATGACTGGCTGTCGGTCTATGCCATGGCGGTCAACGAGGAGAATGCGGCCGGTGGCCGCGTCGTCACCTCGCCAACCAATGGGGCAGCCGGCGTCGTTCCGGCGACCATCCGCTATTACCTGCATTTCCATCCCGACGCGGATCAGGACGGCATTCGCGATTATCTGCTGACGGCAGCTGCCATCGGCGGGATCATCAAACACAATGCATCGATCTCGGGCGCCGAAGTCGGCTGTCAGGGCGAAGTCGGTTCAGCCTCGGCCATGGCTGCCGCCGGTCTCGCCGCCGTCATGGGCGGTACCCCTGAGCAGATCGAAAACGCCGCCGAGATCGCACTTGAACATCATCTAGGCATGACCTGCGATCCTGTCGCGGGTCTCGTCCAGGTCCCGTGCATCGAACGCAACGCGCTCGGTGCCGTGAAAGCCGTCACCGCCGCATCACTGGCGCTCAAGGGTGACGGCGTCCATTTTGTGCCGCTTGATGCCGCGATCGAAACCATGCGTCAAACCGGCAACGACATGAACGAGAAATACAAGGAAACCTCGCTCGGCGGCCTCGCCGTCAACGTTGTCGAATGTTGA
- a CDS encoding DUF599 domain-containing protein, translating into MLVADYAALALFVLLWVAYAWITGSRRILSRTSLTKAMAERRRDWILNSLNRDLKMIDTQIMGGLQNGTAFFASTTIFAIGGCFALLGATEQVDAILKDIPFIVQGGRATFELKVCGLIALFAYSFFKFGWSYRLFNYCTILFGAIPMTDEAREHPARTMAAAERAIQMNIIAASHFNMGLRAIFYSIGYLGWFVSPWIFMLASGTVFVVLIRRQYFSEARRALLNDLAD; encoded by the coding sequence ATGCTCGTCGCCGATTATGCTGCTCTCGCGCTGTTCGTGCTGCTCTGGGTTGCCTATGCCTGGATCACCGGCAGCCGCCGCATCCTGTCTCGCACCAGCCTGACCAAGGCCATGGCCGAACGGCGCCGGGACTGGATCCTGAATTCGCTTAACCGCGACCTGAAGATGATCGACACTCAGATCATGGGCGGATTGCAGAACGGGACGGCCTTTTTTGCTTCGACCACCATCTTTGCGATTGGCGGCTGCTTTGCCCTGTTGGGCGCGACCGAGCAGGTGGACGCGATCCTGAAAGACATACCCTTCATTGTTCAGGGCGGCCGGGCGACTTTCGAATTGAAGGTCTGCGGGCTGATCGCGCTGTTTGCCTATTCCTTCTTCAAGTTCGGCTGGTCCTATCGGCTCTTCAACTATTGCACCATTCTCTTTGGCGCCATCCCGATGACCGACGAGGCGCGCGAGCATCCGGCGCGCACCATGGCCGCGGCTGAGCGTGCGATCCAGATGAACATCATCGCCGCCAGCCACTTCAACATGGGCTTGAGGGCGATCTTCTACTCGATCGGCTATCTCGGCTGGTTTGTCAGCCCCTGGATCTTCATGCTGGCATCGGGCACGGTCTTCGTGGTGCTGATCCGGCGACAATATTTCTCGGAGGCGCGCCGCGCGCTTCTGAACGATCTGGCCGACTGA